The following proteins are encoded in a genomic region of Periophthalmus magnuspinnatus isolate fPerMag1 chromosome 21, fPerMag1.2.pri, whole genome shotgun sequence:
- the dcaf6 gene encoding DDB1- and CUL4-associated factor 6 isoform X2 — MSCSGNLVWDVNKRVIGYNEPYTIRTNYLGRREFVQRLKLESTLNVHDGCVNTISWNDTGEYLLSGSDDTFLVISNPYNKKVKKSIRSGHRANIFSAKFMPHTNDQEIVSCSGDGIIYYTHTEKSPELNRQCQFTCHYGTAYEIMTVPNDPYTFLSCGEDGTVRWFDLRTKTSCTKEDCKDDILINCRRAATSISISPLMPFYLAVGCSDSSVRIYDRRMLGTRATGNYMGRVNTGMCVRFVPAHLSNKSCRVTSLCYSEDGQEVLVSYSSDYIYLFDPKDDQARELKGPSEERREELRQPPVKRLRLRGDWSDTGPRARPESERERDGEQSPNVSLMQRMSDMLSRWFEEASEAQSSRGARPQARPRGTAIRPEGPSSAPGAASGSDIGAGAAAADTESSEVSSAPATEALHTSSSSSSASSSTVTAPPPSTSTSSPTSSPDSPEQRSQDTAGTPTPTATPTSEPALSASLSEYGPHRLPISLVCRRLQRLLRLADPPGMSHRAAAAAAAAAAASSSSSSSSSAPSAASERQAQRTTAAQRPPSADSPSSVVNKQLGSMTLDEQQGAAEPPASTPDEPTPVPSSSGPGRSVGAEPVLSLHYSSEGTTTSTIKLDFTDEWSSSTSSSMGSGAPKPPESAAVTREKESSVSKPKPSDSGEQSGSTSGTDPSGTTPPSTSAQGPSEGSSEGGISSAQESQPEGVVEDTSGGCRRAEPATEGEGQEAGQSQSQPTRPNQDSDDSDDDPILIPSVRFRGQGQRGSAVGDRMIRRSAAARIQELFRRRKERREMEESETQNIRRPSVKMVYKGHRNSRTMIKEACFWGNNFVMSGSDCGHIFIWDRHTAEHLMLLEADNHVVNCLQPHPYDPILASSGIDYDIKIWSPLEESPNFNRVLADEVITRNELMLEETRNTITVPASFMLRMLASLNHIRSDRLEGDRSEGSGQENEDEQ; from the exons ATGTCCTGTTCAGGAAACCTGGTTTGGGACGTTAATAAACGTGTAATTGGATACAACGAGCCTTACACCATCAGGACCAACTATTTAG GTAGGAGAGAGTTTGTCCAGAGGCTTAAACTTGAATCAACCCTCAATGTCCATGATGGCTGT GTCAATACTATCTCATGGAATGATACAGGAGAGTACCTGCTGTCAGGATCTGATGACACCTTTTTGGTTATTTCAAATCcatataataaaaaa GTTAAGAAGTCTATACGTTCAGGTCATCGAGCAAACATCTTCAGTGCTAAATTCATGCCCCACACAAATGATCAGGAGATCGTGTCGTGCTCTGGAGATGGCATCATCTACTACACCCATACAGAGAAGAGCCCTGAACTCAACCGGCAGTGCCAGTTCACCTGTCACTATGGAACTGCCTATGAG ATTATGACAGTACCAAATGACCCCTACACTTTTTTGTCATGTGGAGAAGATGGCACAGTGCGGTGGTTTGATCTTCGCACAAAAACAAGCTGCACTAAAGAAGACTGTAAAGAT GACATTCTGATAAACTGTCGGAGGGCTGCCACTTCCATCTCCATCTCCCCCCTGATGCCCTTCTATCTGGCTGTGGGCTGTTCTGACAGCTCAGTGCGCATTTATGACAGGCGCATGCTGGGAACCAGGGCGACAG GAAACTACATGGGGCGTGTAAATACAGGCATGTGTGTGCGGtttgttcctgctcacctgtcCAACAAGTCGTGCAGAGTCACCTCACTGTGCTACAGTGAAGATGGTCAGGAGGTGCTGGTCAGCTACTCCTCGGACTACATCTATCTGTTTGACCCCAAAGATGACCAGGCACGAGAGCTCAAAGGCccttcagaggagaggagggaggag TTGAGGCAGCCCCCAGTCAAGCGGCTGCGTCTAAGAGGAGACTGGTCTGATACTGGGCCACGCGCTCGCCctgagagtgagagggagcgAGATG gGGAGCAGAGTCCAAATGTGTCGCTAATGCAGAGGATGTCTGACATGTTATCCAGATGGTTTGAAGAGGCAAGTGAGGCACAAAGCAGCAGAGGAGCCCGGCCTCAGGCTCGGCCCAGAG GAACAGCTATCCGTCCAGAAGGTCCCTCGAGTGCACCTGGTGCTGCGTCAGGGTCCGATATAGGTGCAGGTGCAGCGGCTGCAGACACAGAGTCTTCAGaggtctcctctgctcctgccacTGAAgcactccacacatcttcatcttcctcctcagcATCTTCATCCACGGTCACAGCCCCTCCCCCATCCACCTCCACGTCCTCGCCTACATCTTCCCCCGACTCCCCTGAGCAGAGGAGTCAGGACACCGCCGGGACCCCCACTCCGACCGCCACACCCACCTCTGAACCAGCTCTCTCAG CCTCTTTGTCAGAGTACGGCCCACATCGGCTGCCCATAAGTTTAGTGTGTAGGCGTTTGCAGAGGCTGCTCCGGCTGGCCGACCCTCCGGGCATGAGCCATCGagcggctgctgctgctgccgccgccgccgccgcctcctcctcctcctcttcttcttcttctgctccctctgctgcctctgagAGACAGGCTCAAAGAACTACAGCAGCCCAAAGGCCCCCTAGTGCAG ATTCTCCCTCGTCTGTGGTAAACAAACAGCTTGGATCCATGACTCTAGATGAACAGCAGG GAGCAGCCGAACCTCCAGCATCTACCCCTGATGAGCCCACACCTGTGCCCAGCAGCAGTGGTCCTGGGCGGAGTGTGGGGGCAGAGCCTGTCCTCAGCCTCCACTACAGCTCTGAGGGAACTACCACCAGCACTATTAAGCTGGACTTCACAGATGAGTG GAGCAGTAGTACATCAAGTTCAATGGGTAGTGGAGCTCCAAAACCTCCTGAGTCTGCAGCTGTGACCCGAGAAAAAGAGAGCTCTGTTTCAAAACCAA AGCCCTCTGATTCAGGTGAGCAAAGTGGTTCCACGTCTGGCACAGATCCTTCAGGCACCACTCCCCCCAGCACTTCAGCTCAGGGCCCATCGGAGGGCTCCTCTGAGGGGGGCATCTCTTCAGCCCAGGAGAGTCAGCCTGAGGGAGTGGTGGAGGACACATCAGGGGGCTGCAGAAGAGCTGAACCCGCCacggagggggaggggcaggaGGCGGGACAGAGCCAGAGCCAACCTACTCGCCCCAACCAGGACTCTGACGACAGTGATGATGACCCTATCCTCATACCCTCTGTGAGGTTCAGAGGACAGGGACAAAG AGGATCTGCTGTAGGAGATAGAATGATCAG GCGCTCTGCAGCCGCTCGCATCCAAGAGCTGTTTCGCCGCAGGAAAGAGCGgcgggagatggaggagagcgaGACGCAGAACATCAGAAGGCCTTCCGTCAAAATGGTGTACAAGGGCCATCGCAACTCCAGGACTATG ATAAAAGAAGCTTGTTTCTGGGGAAACAACTTTGTGATGAGCGGTTCTGACTGCGGACACATCTTTATCTGGGACAGGCACACGGCAGAGCACCTCATGCTGCTGGAGGCTGACAACCATGTGGTCAACTGCCTACAGCCACATCCCTATGATCCCA TACTGGCTTCTTCAGGGATTGACTATGATATCAAAATTTGGTCACCTCTGGAGGAGTCTCCAAATTTCAACAGGGTTCTTGCAGATGAG GTAATCACTCGAAATGAACTGATGCTGGAGGAAACGAGAAACACAATCACAGTCCCTGCTTCTTTCATGCTCCGAATGCTGGCCTCCCTCAATCATATCAGATCAG ATCGACTTGAGGGCGACCGCTCCGAAGGTTCAGGACAAGAAAATGAGGACGAGCAGTAG
- the dcaf6 gene encoding DDB1- and CUL4-associated factor 6 isoform X5, whose amino-acid sequence MSCSGNLVWDVNKRVIGYNEPYTIRTNYLGRREFVQRLKLESTLNVHDGCVNTISWNDTGEYLLSGSDDTFLVISNPYNKKVKKSIRSGHRANIFSAKFMPHTNDQEIVSCSGDGIIYYTHTEKSPELNRQCQFTCHYGTAYEIMTVPNDPYTFLSCGEDGTVRWFDLRTKTSCTKEDCKDDILINCRRAATSISISPLMPFYLAVGCSDSSVRIYDRRMLGTRATGNYMGRVNTGMCVRFVPAHLSNKSCRVTSLCYSEDGQEVLVSYSSDYIYLFDPKDDQARELKGPSEERREELRQPPVKRLRLRGDWSDTGPRARPESERERDGEQSPNVSLMQRMSDMLSRWFEEASEAQSSRGARPQARPRGTAIRPEGPSSAPGAASGSDIGAGAAAADTESSEVSSAPATEALHTSSSSSSASSSTVTAPPPSTSTSSPTSSPDSPEQRSQDTAGTPTPTATPTSEPALSASLSEYGPHRLPISLVCRRLQRLLRLADPPGMSHRAAAAAAAAAAASSSSSSSSSAPSAASERQAQRTTAAQRPPSAGAAEPPASTPDEPTPVPSSSGPGRSVGAEPVLSLHYSSEGTTTSTIKLDFTDEWSSSTSSSMGSGAPKPPESAAVTREKESSVSKPKPSDSGEQSGSTSGTDPSGTTPPSTSAQGPSEGSSEGGISSAQESQPEGVVEDTSGGCRRAEPATEGEGQEAGQSQSQPTRPNQDSDDSDDDPILIPSVRFRGQGQRFNSRGSAVGDRMIRRSAAARIQELFRRRKERREMEESETQNIRRPSVKMVYKGHRNSRTMIKEACFWGNNFVMSGSDCGHIFIWDRHTAEHLMLLEADNHVVNCLQPHPYDPILASSGIDYDIKIWSPLEESPNFNRVLADEVITRNELMLEETRNTITVPASFMLRMLASLNHIRSDRLEGDRSEGSGQENEDEQ is encoded by the exons ATGTCCTGTTCAGGAAACCTGGTTTGGGACGTTAATAAACGTGTAATTGGATACAACGAGCCTTACACCATCAGGACCAACTATTTAG GTAGGAGAGAGTTTGTCCAGAGGCTTAAACTTGAATCAACCCTCAATGTCCATGATGGCTGT GTCAATACTATCTCATGGAATGATACAGGAGAGTACCTGCTGTCAGGATCTGATGACACCTTTTTGGTTATTTCAAATCcatataataaaaaa GTTAAGAAGTCTATACGTTCAGGTCATCGAGCAAACATCTTCAGTGCTAAATTCATGCCCCACACAAATGATCAGGAGATCGTGTCGTGCTCTGGAGATGGCATCATCTACTACACCCATACAGAGAAGAGCCCTGAACTCAACCGGCAGTGCCAGTTCACCTGTCACTATGGAACTGCCTATGAG ATTATGACAGTACCAAATGACCCCTACACTTTTTTGTCATGTGGAGAAGATGGCACAGTGCGGTGGTTTGATCTTCGCACAAAAACAAGCTGCACTAAAGAAGACTGTAAAGAT GACATTCTGATAAACTGTCGGAGGGCTGCCACTTCCATCTCCATCTCCCCCCTGATGCCCTTCTATCTGGCTGTGGGCTGTTCTGACAGCTCAGTGCGCATTTATGACAGGCGCATGCTGGGAACCAGGGCGACAG GAAACTACATGGGGCGTGTAAATACAGGCATGTGTGTGCGGtttgttcctgctcacctgtcCAACAAGTCGTGCAGAGTCACCTCACTGTGCTACAGTGAAGATGGTCAGGAGGTGCTGGTCAGCTACTCCTCGGACTACATCTATCTGTTTGACCCCAAAGATGACCAGGCACGAGAGCTCAAAGGCccttcagaggagaggagggaggag TTGAGGCAGCCCCCAGTCAAGCGGCTGCGTCTAAGAGGAGACTGGTCTGATACTGGGCCACGCGCTCGCCctgagagtgagagggagcgAGATG gGGAGCAGAGTCCAAATGTGTCGCTAATGCAGAGGATGTCTGACATGTTATCCAGATGGTTTGAAGAGGCAAGTGAGGCACAAAGCAGCAGAGGAGCCCGGCCTCAGGCTCGGCCCAGAG GAACAGCTATCCGTCCAGAAGGTCCCTCGAGTGCACCTGGTGCTGCGTCAGGGTCCGATATAGGTGCAGGTGCAGCGGCTGCAGACACAGAGTCTTCAGaggtctcctctgctcctgccacTGAAgcactccacacatcttcatcttcctcctcagcATCTTCATCCACGGTCACAGCCCCTCCCCCATCCACCTCCACGTCCTCGCCTACATCTTCCCCCGACTCCCCTGAGCAGAGGAGTCAGGACACCGCCGGGACCCCCACTCCGACCGCCACACCCACCTCTGAACCAGCTCTCTCAG CCTCTTTGTCAGAGTACGGCCCACATCGGCTGCCCATAAGTTTAGTGTGTAGGCGTTTGCAGAGGCTGCTCCGGCTGGCCGACCCTCCGGGCATGAGCCATCGagcggctgctgctgctgccgccgccgccgccgcctcctcctcctcctcttcttcttcttctgctccctctgctgcctctgagAGACAGGCTCAAAGAACTACAGCAGCCCAAAGGCCCCCTAGTGCAG GAGCAGCCGAACCTCCAGCATCTACCCCTGATGAGCCCACACCTGTGCCCAGCAGCAGTGGTCCTGGGCGGAGTGTGGGGGCAGAGCCTGTCCTCAGCCTCCACTACAGCTCTGAGGGAACTACCACCAGCACTATTAAGCTGGACTTCACAGATGAGTG GAGCAGTAGTACATCAAGTTCAATGGGTAGTGGAGCTCCAAAACCTCCTGAGTCTGCAGCTGTGACCCGAGAAAAAGAGAGCTCTGTTTCAAAACCAA AGCCCTCTGATTCAGGTGAGCAAAGTGGTTCCACGTCTGGCACAGATCCTTCAGGCACCACTCCCCCCAGCACTTCAGCTCAGGGCCCATCGGAGGGCTCCTCTGAGGGGGGCATCTCTTCAGCCCAGGAGAGTCAGCCTGAGGGAGTGGTGGAGGACACATCAGGGGGCTGCAGAAGAGCTGAACCCGCCacggagggggaggggcaggaGGCGGGACAGAGCCAGAGCCAACCTACTCGCCCCAACCAGGACTCTGACGACAGTGATGATGACCCTATCCTCATACCCTCTGTGAGGTTCAGAGGACAGGGACAAAG ATTTAATTCCAGAGGATCTGCTGTAGGAGATAGAATGATCAG GCGCTCTGCAGCCGCTCGCATCCAAGAGCTGTTTCGCCGCAGGAAAGAGCGgcgggagatggaggagagcgaGACGCAGAACATCAGAAGGCCTTCCGTCAAAATGGTGTACAAGGGCCATCGCAACTCCAGGACTATG ATAAAAGAAGCTTGTTTCTGGGGAAACAACTTTGTGATGAGCGGTTCTGACTGCGGACACATCTTTATCTGGGACAGGCACACGGCAGAGCACCTCATGCTGCTGGAGGCTGACAACCATGTGGTCAACTGCCTACAGCCACATCCCTATGATCCCA TACTGGCTTCTTCAGGGATTGACTATGATATCAAAATTTGGTCACCTCTGGAGGAGTCTCCAAATTTCAACAGGGTTCTTGCAGATGAG GTAATCACTCGAAATGAACTGATGCTGGAGGAAACGAGAAACACAATCACAGTCCCTGCTTCTTTCATGCTCCGAATGCTGGCCTCCCTCAATCATATCAGATCAG ATCGACTTGAGGGCGACCGCTCCGAAGGTTCAGGACAAGAAAATGAGGACGAGCAGTAG
- the dcaf6 gene encoding DDB1- and CUL4-associated factor 6 isoform X4: MSCSGNLVWDVNKRVIGYNEPYTIRTNYLGRREFVQRLKLESTLNVHDGCVNTISWNDTGEYLLSGSDDTFLVISNPYNKKVKKSIRSGHRANIFSAKFMPHTNDQEIVSCSGDGIIYYTHTEKSPELNRQCQFTCHYGTAYEIMTVPNDPYTFLSCGEDGTVRWFDLRTKTSCTKEDCKDDILINCRRAATSISISPLMPFYLAVGCSDSSVRIYDRRMLGTRATGNYMGRVNTGMCVRFVPAHLSNKSCRVTSLCYSEDGQEVLVSYSSDYIYLFDPKDDQARELKGPSEERREELRQPPVKRLRLRGDWSDTGPRARPESERERDGEQSPNVSLMQRMSDMLSRWFEEASEAQSSRGARPQARPRGTAIRPEGPSSAPGAASGSDIGAGAAAADTESSEVSSAPATEALHTSSSSSSASSSTVTAPPPSTSTSSPTSSPDSPEQRSQDTAGTPTPTATPTSEPALSASLSEYGPHRLPISLVCRRLQRLLRLADPPGMSHRAAAAAAAAAAASSSSSSSSSAPSAASERQAQRTTAAQRPPSADSPSSVVNKQLGSMTLDEQQGAAEPPASTPDEPTPVPSSSGPGRSVGAEPVLSLHYSSEGTTTSTIKLDFTDEWSSSTSSSMGSGAPKPPESAAVTREKESSVSKPKPSDSGEQSGSTSGTDPSGTTPPSTSAQGPSEGSSEGGISSAQESQPEGVVEDTSGGCRRAEPATEGEGQEAGQSQSQPTRPNQDSDDSDDDPILIPSVRFRGQGQRRSAAARIQELFRRRKERREMEESETQNIRRPSVKMVYKGHRNSRTMIKEACFWGNNFVMSGSDCGHIFIWDRHTAEHLMLLEADNHVVNCLQPHPYDPILASSGIDYDIKIWSPLEESPNFNRVLADEVITRNELMLEETRNTITVPASFMLRMLASLNHIRSDRLEGDRSEGSGQENEDEQ; the protein is encoded by the exons ATGTCCTGTTCAGGAAACCTGGTTTGGGACGTTAATAAACGTGTAATTGGATACAACGAGCCTTACACCATCAGGACCAACTATTTAG GTAGGAGAGAGTTTGTCCAGAGGCTTAAACTTGAATCAACCCTCAATGTCCATGATGGCTGT GTCAATACTATCTCATGGAATGATACAGGAGAGTACCTGCTGTCAGGATCTGATGACACCTTTTTGGTTATTTCAAATCcatataataaaaaa GTTAAGAAGTCTATACGTTCAGGTCATCGAGCAAACATCTTCAGTGCTAAATTCATGCCCCACACAAATGATCAGGAGATCGTGTCGTGCTCTGGAGATGGCATCATCTACTACACCCATACAGAGAAGAGCCCTGAACTCAACCGGCAGTGCCAGTTCACCTGTCACTATGGAACTGCCTATGAG ATTATGACAGTACCAAATGACCCCTACACTTTTTTGTCATGTGGAGAAGATGGCACAGTGCGGTGGTTTGATCTTCGCACAAAAACAAGCTGCACTAAAGAAGACTGTAAAGAT GACATTCTGATAAACTGTCGGAGGGCTGCCACTTCCATCTCCATCTCCCCCCTGATGCCCTTCTATCTGGCTGTGGGCTGTTCTGACAGCTCAGTGCGCATTTATGACAGGCGCATGCTGGGAACCAGGGCGACAG GAAACTACATGGGGCGTGTAAATACAGGCATGTGTGTGCGGtttgttcctgctcacctgtcCAACAAGTCGTGCAGAGTCACCTCACTGTGCTACAGTGAAGATGGTCAGGAGGTGCTGGTCAGCTACTCCTCGGACTACATCTATCTGTTTGACCCCAAAGATGACCAGGCACGAGAGCTCAAAGGCccttcagaggagaggagggaggag TTGAGGCAGCCCCCAGTCAAGCGGCTGCGTCTAAGAGGAGACTGGTCTGATACTGGGCCACGCGCTCGCCctgagagtgagagggagcgAGATG gGGAGCAGAGTCCAAATGTGTCGCTAATGCAGAGGATGTCTGACATGTTATCCAGATGGTTTGAAGAGGCAAGTGAGGCACAAAGCAGCAGAGGAGCCCGGCCTCAGGCTCGGCCCAGAG GAACAGCTATCCGTCCAGAAGGTCCCTCGAGTGCACCTGGTGCTGCGTCAGGGTCCGATATAGGTGCAGGTGCAGCGGCTGCAGACACAGAGTCTTCAGaggtctcctctgctcctgccacTGAAgcactccacacatcttcatcttcctcctcagcATCTTCATCCACGGTCACAGCCCCTCCCCCATCCACCTCCACGTCCTCGCCTACATCTTCCCCCGACTCCCCTGAGCAGAGGAGTCAGGACACCGCCGGGACCCCCACTCCGACCGCCACACCCACCTCTGAACCAGCTCTCTCAG CCTCTTTGTCAGAGTACGGCCCACATCGGCTGCCCATAAGTTTAGTGTGTAGGCGTTTGCAGAGGCTGCTCCGGCTGGCCGACCCTCCGGGCATGAGCCATCGagcggctgctgctgctgccgccgccgccgccgcctcctcctcctcctcttcttcttcttctgctccctctgctgcctctgagAGACAGGCTCAAAGAACTACAGCAGCCCAAAGGCCCCCTAGTGCAG ATTCTCCCTCGTCTGTGGTAAACAAACAGCTTGGATCCATGACTCTAGATGAACAGCAGG GAGCAGCCGAACCTCCAGCATCTACCCCTGATGAGCCCACACCTGTGCCCAGCAGCAGTGGTCCTGGGCGGAGTGTGGGGGCAGAGCCTGTCCTCAGCCTCCACTACAGCTCTGAGGGAACTACCACCAGCACTATTAAGCTGGACTTCACAGATGAGTG GAGCAGTAGTACATCAAGTTCAATGGGTAGTGGAGCTCCAAAACCTCCTGAGTCTGCAGCTGTGACCCGAGAAAAAGAGAGCTCTGTTTCAAAACCAA AGCCCTCTGATTCAGGTGAGCAAAGTGGTTCCACGTCTGGCACAGATCCTTCAGGCACCACTCCCCCCAGCACTTCAGCTCAGGGCCCATCGGAGGGCTCCTCTGAGGGGGGCATCTCTTCAGCCCAGGAGAGTCAGCCTGAGGGAGTGGTGGAGGACACATCAGGGGGCTGCAGAAGAGCTGAACCCGCCacggagggggaggggcaggaGGCGGGACAGAGCCAGAGCCAACCTACTCGCCCCAACCAGGACTCTGACGACAGTGATGATGACCCTATCCTCATACCCTCTGTGAGGTTCAGAGGACAGGGACAAAG GCGCTCTGCAGCCGCTCGCATCCAAGAGCTGTTTCGCCGCAGGAAAGAGCGgcgggagatggaggagagcgaGACGCAGAACATCAGAAGGCCTTCCGTCAAAATGGTGTACAAGGGCCATCGCAACTCCAGGACTATG ATAAAAGAAGCTTGTTTCTGGGGAAACAACTTTGTGATGAGCGGTTCTGACTGCGGACACATCTTTATCTGGGACAGGCACACGGCAGAGCACCTCATGCTGCTGGAGGCTGACAACCATGTGGTCAACTGCCTACAGCCACATCCCTATGATCCCA TACTGGCTTCTTCAGGGATTGACTATGATATCAAAATTTGGTCACCTCTGGAGGAGTCTCCAAATTTCAACAGGGTTCTTGCAGATGAG GTAATCACTCGAAATGAACTGATGCTGGAGGAAACGAGAAACACAATCACAGTCCCTGCTTCTTTCATGCTCCGAATGCTGGCCTCCCTCAATCATATCAGATCAG ATCGACTTGAGGGCGACCGCTCCGAAGGTTCAGGACAAGAAAATGAGGACGAGCAGTAG